A single genomic interval of Acidimicrobiales bacterium harbors:
- a CDS encoding tyrosine-type recombinase/integrase → MQTTPSASLVVFDPAFSDAERLAVVGFLAGYRGFTREAYSLDLRQFVTWCDRYELPLFSVRRADTECYARSLEERGLARATVARRLCTVAGFYRYAEEEGLISVSPAVHVRRPRLDYESHAVGLDRNEVGALLVAAGLGAAIEHALISLLALNGLRVSEATGANIESLGLERGHRTLTVLRKGGKVVTIPLAPRTARAVDLAIGERTCGPIFIAAGGSRLDRHGAARIVRKVARRAGLNKRIGPHTLRHAFITAALDAGVPLRDVQEAASHADPRTTMRYDRARVSLDRHATYIVSTFIAGA, encoded by the coding sequence ATGCAAACAACACCGTCTGCTTCGCTGGTGGTGTTCGACCCCGCCTTCAGTGACGCAGAGCGTCTCGCAGTAGTCGGGTTCCTCGCCGGATACCGCGGCTTCACCCGCGAGGCGTACTCGCTCGATCTGCGCCAGTTCGTTACATGGTGCGACCGCTACGAGCTGCCGCTGTTCTCGGTTCGTCGGGCAGACACCGAGTGCTACGCCCGCTCCCTAGAAGAACGGGGTCTAGCTCGAGCGACCGTCGCCAGGAGACTGTGCACCGTCGCTGGGTTCTACCGCTACGCCGAAGAAGAAGGCCTCATCTCCGTCTCGCCAGCGGTTCACGTCCGCCGACCTCGTCTCGACTACGAGTCTCACGCGGTCGGCTTGGACCGAAACGAGGTCGGCGCCCTGCTGGTAGCGGCAGGTCTGGGAGCTGCGATCGAGCACGCACTGATTTCTCTTCTGGCCCTCAACGGCCTGCGCGTCTCAGAAGCCACGGGTGCGAACATCGAATCACTGGGTCTCGAACGCGGTCATCGCACCCTCACCGTCCTGCGCAAGGGTGGCAAGGTCGTCACGATCCCTCTCGCACCGCGTACCGCTCGAGCGGTCGACCTTGCCATCGGCGAGCGGACCTGCGGGCCGATCTTCATCGCTGCTGGCGGGAGCCGGCTCGACCGACACGGCGCCGCCCGAATCGTTCGCAAAGTCGCAAGACGGGCAGGTCTGAACAAGCGGATCGGGCCGCACACCCTGCGCCACGCCTTCATCACCGCCGCCTTGGACGCCGGCGTTCCACTGCGCGACGTGCAAGAAGCTGCATCGCACGCAGACCCCCGAACCACCATGCGCTACGACAGGGCCCGGGTCTCCCTCGACCGCCACGCCACCTACATCGTCTCCACCTTCATCGCTGGCGCA